The genomic segment GGGAAGAAGGGGAAAACAAGTTCCTGGAACGCTACGCCCCGGGCCGCTGGAGACTGGAGACCAAGGACGTAACGGGTCCGACCACCCTCGTCGAGGGCCATCCTACCGACGACGACCTCCGGCAGATCGCGGGCATGACCGTCCGTTACGCGGGGTCGAAGGCCGATGCCGGCACCCCGGTGGCCTGCCGCTACGAAGATGACGAGCGCATCCTCGAACCGTCCCCGGTCGAGGAGTCTGTGCTGGAGGCGTGGCGGATTTAGGGCCGGTTAGTGTGCGGCCCTGAGCACTCATCAGGGCGCGAATCGCCCCCTTACACTTAAACCCACAGTCTTATTGTAGCACGAAAACTGGCGGTTTAGTGCGCTAGATCGTGAATATGGATCTCGACTGAAATGATGTAGCTCGTAGAGGCTACAAGGAGATCGTTCATAATAAGTACCGAAATAGTGAAGTGTCTCCTTTTCTGTTCGTGGTTGACAAGTGACAATAGACACTTTACATTAATGATTCGCAGTTTTCGACATCGGGAGCTAAGACGCTTATACGAGCGCGGAGATCCCAGCCTCATTCGTACCGACCTGCGCGAGAGAGTCGAAGTGATGCTGGCACAACTCGACGTGGCAGAAAACGTGAACGCAATGCGTCTATCCAGATATCGGCTGCACGCTCTCAAGGGTAACCTAAAAAGCCATTGGTCGATCACCGTGAAAGCCAATTGGCGTATCATCTTCCGCTTCGAGAACGGAAATGTCTACGACGTAGATATGATTGATTATCACTGAAGAAAGTAGGATCGAAAATGCCCATGAAGAACCCGCCACATCCCGGCAAGGTGGTGCGCATTTCATGCCTGGAACCGCTCGGGCTCAGCGTGACCGAGGGCGCGAAGGTACTGGGCGTAAGCCGTCAGGCACTTTCGAATCTGGTGAATTGCCATTCACGGATTTCCGGCGACATGGCGGTTCGCCTTGCAAAGGCTTTCGGCTCGACCCCGGAGACCTGGATTCGTCTGCAGGCGGCTTACGACGTCGCACAGGCGCAGGCCCGAGAGGATCAAATCGAAGTTGAGCGTTTCCTACCCGGGTAGTCTGACGTGTTGACTATTAACTACACCAGAAGACACAAACTTATACCCTAACTCGTACTTTACTCTTCGGTTGTAGCTACTACAATAAGGCTACAAGGAGATCGTTCATCGTGAATTCCGATGCAGTTGTTCGAGCACGAATAGATAAAGAAACCAAAGCTCGAGCTAAGACAGCGCTTCAGGCTATAGGCTTGTCCATGTCCGATGCGATTCGATTACTAATGGTGCGTGTAGCGAACGAGAAACGGTTGCCGTTTTCGATTCAGGTACCGCGTCCTGCGACTACCAAGGCGATGAAAGAACTGGAAGAGGGTAAGGGTCAGCGATTCGACACTGCCGAAGGTTTGTACCAAGACCTCGAAACATGAAATGCAGATTCCGGTTCGTTGTATTTACACCCGGTCCGGTCAGGTTTACACACTGATCTTTTTGAGCTGTAACCTGTCAGGCCCTACACAGTCCGGTTACAGACCACTTTGACCGATCTCCCCGTTATAGAACGCGTATCCAATAACTCGGCCGAGGTCAACGCGTCCATCATATGGCTCCATGGTCTGGGGGCGGACGGAGGCGATTTTGCGCCGATTGTTCCGCAACTGGGGCTGCCGGCGGCCTACGCAGTCCGCTTCGTGTTTCCATCAGCGCCATCCATCCCGGTGACGATCAACCAGGGGATGGTGATGCCCGCGTGGTACGATATCCTGGAGCTGGGTGAAACCCGGCGTCTCGACGAAGACGGATTGCGCGCTTCAGCAGGCAAGGTGCAGGCGTTGTTGCGACGGGAGATCGATCGGGGCGTACCGAGCGAACGGATCCTGCTGGCGGGCTTTTCCCAGGGCGGCGCGGTCTGTCTCGAAGCCGGGCTGTCGTTTCAATACCGGATCGGCGGCATCATTGCCCTGTCCACCTACTTTCCCACGGCGGCCAGCATCGTCGTGCATCCAGCCCAGTCCAGGCTTCCCGTACTGGTCTGTCACGGATCAATGGATCCGATGTTGAATGAATCCCTGGGGCGCGACGCCGCCGAATCCCTCAGGCGATTGGGCATGGTTCCCGAATACCACGCGTATCCCATGGCCCACCAGGTGTCTCCGCAGGAAATCGTCCAGATCGGCCAATGGATCCGCGCCGTACTGGGGAACTGAAGGGGATTGTTTTGGGAAGGCGCACCGGAAGCCTCAGAGTTCAATTCGGAGGTTCAGATACTCAGCAATCCCGCCGCGTTATTTTTCACAATCCCCATGGCTGCGTCATCTTGAAGATCGATGAGCACCCGCGCTAATGCCGCCGTCGGCATGAATACCGGGGCGTGAGACCCGAAAAGCAGCTTGCCCCCGATTCCGGCGTCCACCAGCATCTTCACGCTGTCCACCCCATCCACCTGGGGCGTATCGGCGTAAAGACCGGGCAATTCACGGACTTGCGCCGCGAATTCCCTCAAAGTAGCCGCGCTCGTTCCGCCCATGACCAGTTTCAAATCGGGATGGCGTTTCGCCGCTTCCACCACGTCTCTTGCCGGTACATCGGGCACCATCGCCAAAGGGTGTTGTCGTCGTGGGTCATCGATACGAATCTGCACCATCACGGCCAGATTCACCCGACCCGCCTCTTCGAACAGTTCATCCGCCGCATCCAGTCCATACCCTCCATAACCCGGCAGCAGCTTGATCATGCGGACGGCACGATGCCCGGTCGATTCCGCCAACTCTTCCGGCCATGTGGGCAGCGTCGGGTCGATGACCGGTACAGGGCTGATGTCGCCATACTTCTCTGCCGCTTCATATACAA from the Gemmatimonadota bacterium genome contains:
- a CDS encoding type II toxin-antitoxin system RelE/ParE family toxin — its product is MIRSFRHRELRRLYERGDPSLIRTDLRERVEVMLAQLDVAENVNAMRLSRYRLHALKGNLKSHWSITVKANWRIIFRFENGNVYDVDMIDYH
- a CDS encoding HigA family addiction module antitoxin; this translates as MPMKNPPHPGKVVRISCLEPLGLSVTEGAKVLGVSRQALSNLVNCHSRISGDMAVRLAKAFGSTPETWIRLQAAYDVAQAQAREDQIEVERFLPG
- a CDS encoding type II toxin-antitoxin system RelB/DinJ family antitoxin yields the protein MNSDAVVRARIDKETKARAKTALQAIGLSMSDAIRLLMVRVANEKRLPFSIQVPRPATTKAMKELEEGKGQRFDTAEGLYQDLET
- a CDS encoding carboxylesterase, which translates into the protein MTDLPVIERVSNNSAEVNASIIWLHGLGADGGDFAPIVPQLGLPAAYAVRFVFPSAPSIPVTINQGMVMPAWYDILELGETRRLDEDGLRASAGKVQALLRREIDRGVPSERILLAGFSQGGAVCLEAGLSFQYRIGGIIALSTYFPTAASIVVHPAQSRLPVLVCHGSMDPMLNESLGRDAAESLRRLGMVPEYHAYPMAHQVSPQEIVQIGQWIRAVLGN
- a CDS encoding amidohydrolase family protein, coding for MIIDVNAWTGPWPALVNVPYDVASVRTSLREYGVERIFMAPLAAAWSTNPHLCNPLVYEAAEKYGDISPVPVIDPTLPTWPEELAESTGHRAVRMIKLLPGYGGYGLDAADELFEEAGRVNLAVMVQIRIDDPRRQHPLAMVPDVPARDVVEAAKRHPDLKLVMGGTSAATLREFAAQVRELPGLYADTPQVDGVDSVKMLVDAGIGGKLLFGSHAPVFMPTAALARVLIDLQDDAAMGIVKNNAAGLLSI